One window of the Triticum dicoccoides isolate Atlit2015 ecotype Zavitan chromosome 3B, WEW_v2.0, whole genome shotgun sequence genome contains the following:
- the LOC119280489 gene encoding uncharacterized protein LOC119280489, giving the protein MSSAASLQSTMRPAAPGLGRQLHGSPSPPCQGPVLRPRSPRAVPMATVRCGAFRRDHYGGALADEGMAVLRRRIREARMAETNYEAPPGWAAWEKRYYRAYVSDVSTLAGALQLLAMDTRPGVAAAVAALVLAGLPVSAVFALHLLGQAAGSVLHLVS; this is encoded by the coding sequence ATGTCGTCCGCCGCCTCATTGCAGTCGACGATGCGGCCGGCAGCACCAGGACTTGGGCGCCAGCTGCACgggtcgccgtcgccgccctgccAAGGTCCGGTGCTGCGACCGAGGAGTCCGCGGGCGGTGCCGATGGCGACGGTGCGCTGCGGCGCGTTCCGCCGGGACCACTACGGGGGCGCGCTGGCGGACGAGGGCATGGCGGTGCTCCGGCGGAGGATCCGCGAGGCGCGGATGGCCGAGACCAACTACGAGGCGCCGCCGGGGTGGGCGGcctgggagaagcgctactaccggGCGTATGTCTCCGATGTGTCCACGCTCGCCGGCGCTCTGCAGTTGCTGGCCATGGACACCAGGCCGGGCGTCGCGGCTGCTGTTGCCGCGCTGGTGCTCGCCGGATTGCCGGTGTCCGCCGTCTTCGCGCTGCACCTCCTCGGGCAGGCGGCGGGATCCGTTTTGCACCTTGTTTCTTGA